One Xenopus tropicalis strain Nigerian chromosome 8, UCB_Xtro_10.0, whole genome shotgun sequence genomic window carries:
- the fam161b gene encoding protein FAM161B isoform X2, which translates to MDWNNQVNGTENLFSRVAKLMDYVDHEEDNYNSEQDLQEKLQALKIRNGLYLSELNSLYQAYSKTSQTSKDFALEDIFANNETCNRVPKSLKASDNVEQKAPKSKEATKAHDFEVTVPRPFQMTLREADRKIKLNLDAFCNMDTTIDTESMEDPECLKQFRAQPVPSKVFMPLYDELVEEHEAKRKAHILKRKELLLSTQKPFRFLTKEEERKKKTVLRSETAPPGQQQQQRIKCNSYRTILDPALSDKLKETELLRKINSQIRAKDMLENSAAPIPVTRRERDPQTSTLLKTKQEHLGYLQQNLTFQPNINTAVPDFQKLYKMFQRESLLNQNVKEPTRNKPFTLHTSRRSEQRKQRQTPMEASADSKTPSRSISNMDLSSLSLNTLPVYITDSTNRRKLAIRSSLEEKHHQNTKSAEWSKKQKKKGQLTQRSLSRRAKALDPHLSLADTIKDKLNYNRQSDLRRAKEYREELEQMKSRVKERPYLFEHVTKRNAVKKVEQKFKCTLQEAGITEEFVQHKGGVHENATKKESIQEETWEEH; encoded by the exons ATGGACTGGAATAATCAAGTGAATGGAACTGAAAATCTCTTTAGTCGTGTGGCCAAATTAATGGATTATGTGGATCATGAAGAGGACAATTATAATTCTGAGCAGGACTTGCAAGAAAAACTGCAAGCACTTAAGATTAGGAACGGGCTCTATTTGTCGGAGTTAAACAGTCTTTATCAGGCTTATTCAAAGACCTCACAGACCAGTAAAGACTTTGCACTTGAAGATATATTTGCAAATAATGAAACTTGTAATCGTGTGCCCAAATCTCTAAAAGCATCTGATAA TGTAGAGCAGAAAGCCCCAAAATCTAAAGAAGCTACAAAAGCCCATGACTTTGAAGTCACAGTGCCTAGGCCATTCCAAATGACTCTGCGAGAAGCAGACAGGAAGATTAAACTCAATTTAGATGCCTTTTGCAACATGGACACCACCATAGATACTGAGAGTATGGAAGATCCAGAATGCCTGAAACAGTTCCGTGCTCAGCCAGTTCCAAGTAAGGTATTTATGCCTCTGTACGATGAGTTGGTGGAGGAACATGAGGCCAAGAGAAAAGCCCACATCTTAAAAAGAAAAGAACTCCTGTTATCCACACAAAAGCCATTTAGGTTTCTTACaaaggaagaagaaagaaagaagaaaacagTACTAAGATCTGAAACAGCACCTCCGGGACAACAACAACAGCAGCGTATCAAATGTAATTCTTACAGAACTATTCTTGATCCAGCACTCAGTGACAAACTAAAAG AGACTGAATTACTGAGGAAAATCAACAGTCAAATTAGAGCCAAAGATATGCTTGAAAATTCAGCAGCTCCTATCCCTGTGACCAGGAGAGAAAGAGACCCACAAACAAGTACTTtgctaaaaacaaaacaagaacatCTGGGGTACTTGCAGCAAAACCTCACTTTCCAACCTAACATAAATACAGCAGTTCCTGACTTCCAAAAACTCTATAAAATGTTCCAAAGGGAATCACTGCTGAATCAGAATGTAAAAGAACCCACCCGAAATAAGCCATTCACCTTGCACACCTCAAGACGGTCTGAACAAAGGAAACAGAGGCAAACACCTATG gaaGCTTCAGCTGATTCCAAGACACCAAGCAGAAGCATTTCTAACATGGACCTATCCAGCCTGTCCCTAAATACACTTCCTGTATACATAACAGACAGCACCAACAGGAGAAAATTGGCGATAAG GTCTTCATTAGAAGAAAAACACCATCAAAATACTAAAAGTGCTGAATGgtcaaagaagcagaagaagaagggtcAATTGACACAACGATCCCTCTCCAGACGAGCAAAAGCACTTGATCCTCACCTGTCACTTGCAGATACAATCAAGGATAAGCTGAATTACAATCG ccaatcagatctaaGGAGAGCAAAAGAATACAGGGAGGAGCTGGAACAAATGAAAAGCAGAGTGAAAGAAAGACCATACCTATTTGAACATGTCACAAAG
- the fam161b gene encoding protein FAM161B isoform X1, with protein METRGVAIGRWKNSIGNPQHLDSMDWNNQVNGTENLFSRVAKLMDYVDHEEDNYNSEQDLQEKLQALKIRNGLYLSELNSLYQAYSKTSQTSKDFALEDIFANNETCNRVPKSLKASDNVEQKAPKSKEATKAHDFEVTVPRPFQMTLREADRKIKLNLDAFCNMDTTIDTESMEDPECLKQFRAQPVPSKVFMPLYDELVEEHEAKRKAHILKRKELLLSTQKPFRFLTKEEERKKKTVLRSETAPPGQQQQQRIKCNSYRTILDPALSDKLKETELLRKINSQIRAKDMLENSAAPIPVTRRERDPQTSTLLKTKQEHLGYLQQNLTFQPNINTAVPDFQKLYKMFQRESLLNQNVKEPTRNKPFTLHTSRRSEQRKQRQTPMEASADSKTPSRSISNMDLSSLSLNTLPVYITDSTNRRKLAIRSSLEEKHHQNTKSAEWSKKQKKKGQLTQRSLSRRAKALDPHLSLADTIKDKLNYNRQSDLRRAKEYREELEQMKSRVKERPYLFEHVTKRNAVKKVEQKFKCTLQEAGITEEFVQHKGGVHENATKKESIQEETWEEH; from the exons ATGGAAACCCGAGGAGTCGCTATTGGGAGGTGGAAAAACAGCATCGGGAACCCTCAACATCTAG ATTCTATGGACTGGAATAATCAAGTGAATGGAACTGAAAATCTCTTTAGTCGTGTGGCCAAATTAATGGATTATGTGGATCATGAAGAGGACAATTATAATTCTGAGCAGGACTTGCAAGAAAAACTGCAAGCACTTAAGATTAGGAACGGGCTCTATTTGTCGGAGTTAAACAGTCTTTATCAGGCTTATTCAAAGACCTCACAGACCAGTAAAGACTTTGCACTTGAAGATATATTTGCAAATAATGAAACTTGTAATCGTGTGCCCAAATCTCTAAAAGCATCTGATAA TGTAGAGCAGAAAGCCCCAAAATCTAAAGAAGCTACAAAAGCCCATGACTTTGAAGTCACAGTGCCTAGGCCATTCCAAATGACTCTGCGAGAAGCAGACAGGAAGATTAAACTCAATTTAGATGCCTTTTGCAACATGGACACCACCATAGATACTGAGAGTATGGAAGATCCAGAATGCCTGAAACAGTTCCGTGCTCAGCCAGTTCCAAGTAAGGTATTTATGCCTCTGTACGATGAGTTGGTGGAGGAACATGAGGCCAAGAGAAAAGCCCACATCTTAAAAAGAAAAGAACTCCTGTTATCCACACAAAAGCCATTTAGGTTTCTTACaaaggaagaagaaagaaagaagaaaacagTACTAAGATCTGAAACAGCACCTCCGGGACAACAACAACAGCAGCGTATCAAATGTAATTCTTACAGAACTATTCTTGATCCAGCACTCAGTGACAAACTAAAAG AGACTGAATTACTGAGGAAAATCAACAGTCAAATTAGAGCCAAAGATATGCTTGAAAATTCAGCAGCTCCTATCCCTGTGACCAGGAGAGAAAGAGACCCACAAACAAGTACTTtgctaaaaacaaaacaagaacatCTGGGGTACTTGCAGCAAAACCTCACTTTCCAACCTAACATAAATACAGCAGTTCCTGACTTCCAAAAACTCTATAAAATGTTCCAAAGGGAATCACTGCTGAATCAGAATGTAAAAGAACCCACCCGAAATAAGCCATTCACCTTGCACACCTCAAGACGGTCTGAACAAAGGAAACAGAGGCAAACACCTATG gaaGCTTCAGCTGATTCCAAGACACCAAGCAGAAGCATTTCTAACATGGACCTATCCAGCCTGTCCCTAAATACACTTCCTGTATACATAACAGACAGCACCAACAGGAGAAAATTGGCGATAAG GTCTTCATTAGAAGAAAAACACCATCAAAATACTAAAAGTGCTGAATGgtcaaagaagcagaagaagaagggtcAATTGACACAACGATCCCTCTCCAGACGAGCAAAAGCACTTGATCCTCACCTGTCACTTGCAGATACAATCAAGGATAAGCTGAATTACAATCG ccaatcagatctaaGGAGAGCAAAAGAATACAGGGAGGAGCTGGAACAAATGAAAAGCAGAGTGAAAGAAAGACCATACCTATTTGAACATGTCACAAAG